Proteins co-encoded in one Paraburkholderia terrae genomic window:
- a CDS encoding tannase/feruloyl esterase family alpha/beta hydrolase, giving the protein MKRGIAWPRAALWLARTALLCCAASAATAATPETQTPTAPKQPPFATRCTDLNDLWLDAETIALPTHGAHVESATVITAQTPGNGAGEFCRITGVIRAIKGTTPDIRFDLNLPRRWNGRALQVGGGGYNGTVVTGIGVMPFSPIRAPLAQGYVTFGDDSGHVGNSALAVFGLVDEAVVNFGYAHLKKTHDAALALIVRMYGHPPDRMYFAGGSTGGREGYTVMQRFPDDYDGVIADSPALNFSGVRLIGIRLGQAEYATPGGFVPPALLERVYQKSVEVCDKLDGATDGIVSDVAECRQREPEIIDALRCHRGTSYAHEGGCLTDAQLSTLNILRDGLKLPYKLAYDVSGYHGYNVFQGTRLNGMLGLGRDPARQTSPTFTGNGYLFAQADGFIRYFVTQDPTYDSIKFDVQHPGKYQKQLITLSQVIGAMNPDLGRFIAKGGKLITMQGLADEVISPNQTIAYYDRLVDLYGDERVNAFMRLYMVPGFQHGGGVFIPSVDLLGALDSWVTRGVSPETLLATDISPPTNGRSRPLCRYPMYPRYLGKGNLNEANNFACSEP; this is encoded by the coding sequence ATGAAGCGCGGTATCGCATGGCCGCGTGCGGCGCTCTGGCTAGCACGCACGGCGCTCCTATGCTGCGCTGCGAGCGCAGCAACGGCGGCAACACCCGAAACCCAAACACCAACCGCCCCAAAACAACCCCCGTTCGCCACCCGCTGCACGGACCTAAACGACCTCTGGCTAGACGCCGAAACCATCGCACTCCCGACCCACGGCGCCCACGTCGAATCCGCAACCGTAATAACAGCCCAAACCCCCGGCAACGGCGCAGGCGAGTTCTGCCGCATCACCGGCGTCATCCGCGCAATAAAAGGCACGACACCCGACATCCGCTTCGACCTGAACCTGCCACGCCGCTGGAACGGCCGCGCATTGCAGGTCGGCGGCGGCGGCTACAACGGCACGGTCGTAACGGGCATCGGGGTGATGCCGTTCTCACCGATCCGCGCACCGCTAGCCCAAGGCTACGTAACCTTCGGCGACGACTCCGGCCACGTCGGCAATTCCGCACTCGCGGTCTTCGGACTTGTCGATGAAGCCGTCGTGAACTTCGGCTACGCGCATCTGAAGAAAACCCACGACGCGGCTCTCGCGCTCATCGTACGCATGTACGGCCATCCACCCGACCGCATGTACTTCGCGGGCGGATCGACGGGTGGTCGCGAGGGCTACACGGTGATGCAGCGTTTCCCCGACGACTACGACGGCGTAATCGCCGATTCCCCCGCGCTCAATTTCTCAGGCGTGCGCCTGATCGGCATACGCCTCGGCCAGGCCGAGTACGCAACACCCGGCGGCTTCGTCCCACCCGCGCTACTCGAACGCGTCTACCAAAAGTCCGTCGAAGTCTGCGACAAGCTCGACGGCGCGACGGACGGCATCGTCAGCGACGTCGCCGAATGCCGCCAGCGCGAACCCGAGATCATCGATGCGCTGCGTTGCCATCGCGGCACGTCGTACGCCCACGAAGGCGGCTGTCTAACGGACGCACAACTATCGACACTTAACATCCTGCGCGACGGCCTGAAACTGCCATACAAACTCGCCTACGACGTCAGCGGCTACCACGGCTACAACGTCTTCCAGGGCACCCGCCTGAACGGCATGCTGGGACTCGGCCGCGACCCGGCGCGTCAAACATCGCCTACCTTCACAGGCAACGGCTATCTGTTCGCACAAGCCGACGGCTTCATCCGCTACTTCGTCACCCAAGATCCCACGTACGATTCAATCAAATTCGACGTACAGCACCCCGGCAAATACCAGAAGCAACTGATCACGCTCTCGCAGGTCATCGGCGCAATGAATCCCGATCTTGGCCGCTTCATCGCAAAAGGCGGCAAGCTGATAACAATGCAAGGTCTCGCCGACGAAGTCATCAGCCCCAACCAGACGATCGCCTACTACGACCGCCTCGTCGACCTATACGGCGATGAGCGCGTGAACGCCTTCATGCGTCTCTACATGGTGCCGGGCTTCCAGCATGGCGGCGGCGTGTTCATTCCATCCGTCGATCTGCTCGGCGCACTCGACAGCTGGGTTACGCGCGGTGTCTCTCCTGAAACGCTGCTCGCCACCGACATCTCCCCGCCAACCAACGGCCGCTCGCGTCCACTGTGCCGCTATCCGATGTACCCGCGCTACCTCGGCAAGGGCAATCTCAACGAAGCCAACAACTTCGCCTGCAGCGAACCTTGA
- a CDS encoding STAS domain-containing protein: MTASKSAALVEVLTRHRDTLLTEWLNQHLSISLRRGLATEAEMSDQFRNFLNIFSDTLAKADTLDASRPEWEPVRAFLADMSAHRARQGFTPVETATFVFSLKQPLYMRLREEYSSQPQELADMSWAVNLILDSLGLYTTEVFQRSREAIIARQQEELLELSTPVVQLWDGILALPLIGTLDSARTQVVMESLLEKIVETGAAISIIDITGVPTVDTLVAQHLLKTVAAARLMGADCIISGIRPQIAQTIVHLGVDLTNVITKSTLADAFIIALQKSGSSIPTRAAG; the protein is encoded by the coding sequence ATGACCGCTTCTAAAAGCGCGGCCCTCGTCGAGGTGCTGACGCGTCATCGCGACACGCTGCTCACAGAATGGTTGAACCAGCATCTATCGATCTCGCTGCGGCGCGGGCTCGCCACAGAAGCGGAGATGAGCGACCAGTTCCGAAACTTCCTGAACATCTTCTCCGACACACTCGCCAAAGCCGATACGCTGGACGCGTCGCGCCCCGAATGGGAACCCGTACGGGCGTTTCTCGCCGACATGTCCGCGCATCGCGCGCGCCAGGGCTTTACGCCCGTCGAAACGGCGACCTTCGTGTTCTCACTGAAGCAGCCGCTCTATATGCGCCTGCGCGAGGAGTACAGCAGCCAGCCGCAAGAACTCGCAGACATGAGCTGGGCGGTGAACCTGATTCTCGACTCGCTCGGCCTCTACACGACAGAAGTGTTCCAGCGCAGCCGTGAAGCGATCATCGCGCGTCAACAGGAAGAACTGCTCGAACTGTCGACGCCCGTCGTGCAGCTATGGGACGGGATTCTCGCTCTGCCGCTGATCGGCACGCTCGATTCGGCGCGCACGCAAGTGGTGATGGAAAGCCTGCTGGAAAAGATCGTCGAAACAGGTGCCGCGATTTCGATCATCGACATCACAGGCGTTCCAACCGTCGACACCCTCGTCGCGCAACACTTGCTGAAGACCGTCGCAGCCGCGCGTCTGATGGGCGCGGATTGCATCATCAGCGGCATTCGTCCGCAGATTGCGCAGACCATCGTGCATCTCGGCGTCGACCTGACCAACGTGATCACGAAGTCCACGCTGGCGGATGCTTTCATCATCGCGCTGCAAAAGAGCGGGTCGAGCATTCCGACGCGCGCCGCCGGTTAA
- a CDS encoding STAS domain-containing protein codes for MDRIPILRLGDCLIVAIQVDMHDRLAITLQDDLTARIVKDKAKGVLIDISALDIVDSFIGRMISNTAAMATVLDAQTVVVGMQPSVAITLVELGLTLTGVRTALNVERGMALLKQRQR; via the coding sequence ATGGATCGCATTCCAATCCTGCGGTTGGGCGATTGCCTGATCGTCGCGATTCAGGTGGACATGCACGACCGCCTCGCCATCACGCTTCAGGACGACCTGACCGCGCGCATCGTGAAAGACAAGGCGAAAGGCGTGCTGATCGACATTTCTGCGCTCGATATCGTCGACTCGTTCATCGGCCGCATGATCAGCAACACGGCTGCCATGGCGACGGTGCTCGATGCGCAGACCGTCGTGGTCGGCATGCAGCCGTCCGTCGCGATCACGCTGGTCGAACTGGGACTCACGTTGACGGGTGTGCGCACGGCGCTCAACGTCGAACGAGGCATGGCGCTGCTCAAGCAGCGACAGCGCTGA
- a CDS encoding anti-sigma regulatory factor, whose translation MNSFGVVVTSTVEVGLRSDQEIVKLRQIVRDEAIAQGFSLVDQTKFVTAASELARNTLLYGGGGDATLSVLLNGTRKGLKLTFVDQGAGIPDIERALQDGFTSGSGLGLGLGGARRLCDEFEIQSEPGKGTTVSITKWKLR comes from the coding sequence ATGAACTCATTCGGCGTAGTGGTGACATCGACTGTCGAAGTCGGTCTGCGCTCGGATCAGGAGATCGTCAAGCTTCGCCAGATCGTGCGCGACGAAGCCATTGCACAAGGTTTCTCGCTCGTCGATCAGACGAAGTTCGTCACGGCCGCGAGCGAACTGGCACGCAACACGCTTTTGTACGGCGGAGGCGGCGACGCGACGTTGAGCGTGCTGCTCAACGGCACGCGCAAAGGCCTGAAGCTGACGTTCGTCGACCAGGGCGCGGGCATTCCGGATATCGAACGCGCGTTGCAGGACGGCTTCACGAGCGGCTCGGGTCTCGGCCTCGGGCTCGGCGGCGCGCGGCGTCTGTGCGACGAGTTTGAAATCCAGTCAGAACCAGGGAAAGGCACGACAGTGTCGATCACCAAATGGAAACTTCGCTGA
- a CDS encoding ATP-binding protein has product METSLSGLRAMHASFEIADASSVAFARRGANDAAQKGALNETDLGRVALIVTEAATNILKHAQHGELLVRVLPSDTAGTFANGVEIIAIDKGSGMQDVQLAFRDGSSTAGSPGTGLGAIRRLSEELSVYSQPNLGTVLRAVVRSRGGHERPARAAAGTDIGGICVPYPGESVCGDAWGIEADQDGLTVTLADGLGHGPDAHVAAAGAVEVARRRAGRSPAALMELAHGALRPTRGAAVAIARLDLARSQLVFTGTGNIAASIFNTGKPALVGGGTSHNASTAADSTRNTWQLTSRNGIVGHTMRDSQEFEVPWTRDALLILHSDGIGTRWDLAAYPGLHLQPAVMIAAVLYRDFSRRRDDATVVVVKADQGVHFRHDDPHIAHPA; this is encoded by the coding sequence ATGGAAACTTCGCTGAGCGGTCTGCGTGCCATGCACGCGTCGTTCGAAATCGCCGACGCAAGCAGTGTCGCGTTCGCGCGGCGCGGCGCCAATGACGCAGCGCAAAAGGGCGCGTTGAACGAAACGGACTTGGGCCGCGTCGCGCTGATCGTGACGGAGGCGGCGACCAACATTCTCAAGCACGCGCAGCACGGCGAGCTGCTCGTGCGCGTCCTGCCTTCGGATACTGCGGGCACGTTTGCCAATGGCGTCGAGATCATCGCGATCGACAAAGGCTCAGGCATGCAGGACGTGCAGCTCGCGTTCCGCGACGGCAGCTCGACGGCGGGCTCGCCAGGCACGGGGCTCGGCGCGATCCGGCGCTTGTCGGAAGAGTTGTCGGTGTATTCGCAGCCGAATCTCGGCACGGTGCTGCGCGCCGTGGTGCGTAGCCGCGGCGGGCACGAGCGACCGGCACGCGCAGCGGCGGGCACCGACATCGGCGGCATCTGCGTGCCGTATCCGGGCGAATCCGTATGCGGCGACGCGTGGGGCATCGAAGCGGACCAGGACGGCTTGACCGTCACGCTCGCCGATGGTCTCGGCCACGGCCCCGACGCGCATGTCGCGGCAGCAGGCGCGGTCGAGGTCGCGCGGCGGCGCGCGGGCCGTTCGCCCGCCGCGCTGATGGAACTCGCGCACGGCGCGCTGCGCCCAACGCGCGGCGCCGCCGTCGCCATTGCGCGGCTGGATCTCGCGCGCTCGCAACTCGTCTTCACGGGCACAGGCAACATCGCGGCATCGATCTTCAATACCGGCAAGCCGGCGCTCGTCGGCGGCGGCACGAGCCATAACGCGAGCACGGCGGCCGACAGCACGCGCAACACCTGGCAGCTGACGTCGCGCAACGGCATCGTCGGTCATACGATGCGCGACTCGCAGGAGTTCGAAGTGCCGTGGACGCGCGACGCGCTGCTCATCCTGCATTCGGACGGCATCGGCACGCGCTGGGATTTAGCCGCCTATCCGGGCTTGCATCTGCAGCCGGCCGTGATGATTGCCGCCGTCCTGTACCGCGATTTTTCGCGCCGCCGCGACGACGCCACTGTGGTGGTTGTCAAGGCAGACCAGGGAGTACATTTCAGGCATGACGACCCCCATATTGCGCATCCGGCTTGA
- a CDS encoding sensor histidine kinase, translating to MTTPILRIRLEAEEDVVAARRKARAIAAGFGFSTLDQTRIASAVSEIARNAFEYAYGGEVTFAFDGASRPQALLIDVRDQGPGIRELESVLDGTYQSSTGMGRGIAGSRRLMDRCDIESSLERGTTVAMARFLPVDRPEMAATGIDAIMRSLVQQNALGRRPGGATSAEDAARRSFDEVLEQNRELLSTLTELRDRQDELTRLTLELEATNRGVVALYAELDERADELRRADTMKSRFLSNMSHELRTPLSSIRALSNLLVNRLDGDLSAEQERQVLLIRKSAEDLTEIVNDLLDLAKIEAGRTEVTPVWFKATELFAALRPMLTPLQTDPSVKLIFEDAYGLPPIFTDEAKLTQILRNFVSNALKFTERGEIRVGARMEPDGDHVTFFVADTGIGIAEEHQQVIFEEFGQVQNHLQQRVKGTGLGLPLCRKLAALLGGYAGVDSKPGVGSTFFATLPLTIEAVAGPGADDAAGGPAVAHGGAS from the coding sequence ATGACGACCCCCATATTGCGCATCCGGCTTGAGGCTGAGGAAGACGTCGTCGCCGCGCGCCGCAAGGCTCGCGCGATCGCCGCGGGCTTTGGCTTCTCCACGCTCGACCAGACGCGCATCGCGAGCGCGGTCTCCGAGATCGCGCGCAATGCATTCGAATACGCGTATGGCGGCGAGGTGACGTTCGCGTTCGACGGCGCGTCGAGGCCGCAAGCGCTTCTCATCGACGTGCGCGACCAGGGGCCCGGCATCCGCGAACTCGAATCGGTGCTCGACGGCACCTACCAGTCGTCGACGGGCATGGGCCGCGGCATTGCCGGCAGCCGCCGGCTGATGGACCGGTGCGACATCGAATCGTCGCTGGAGCGTGGCACGACTGTGGCGATGGCGCGCTTCCTGCCCGTCGACCGCCCCGAAATGGCCGCGACGGGTATCGACGCGATCATGCGCAGCCTCGTCCAGCAAAACGCGCTGGGCAGACGCCCGGGCGGCGCAACGAGCGCCGAAGACGCGGCACGCCGCTCGTTCGACGAAGTGCTCGAACAGAACCGCGAACTCCTCTCCACGCTGACGGAACTGCGCGACCGTCAGGACGAGTTGACGCGCCTCACGCTGGAACTCGAAGCCACCAATCGCGGGGTGGTCGCGCTGTACGCGGAGCTGGACGAACGCGCGGACGAACTGCGCCGCGCCGACACGATGAAGTCGCGCTTCCTGTCGAACATGAGTCACGAGCTGCGCACGCCGCTCAGCTCGATCCGGGCGCTGTCGAATCTGCTGGTGAACCGGCTTGACGGCGATCTTTCCGCCGAGCAGGAACGCCAAGTGCTACTTATCCGCAAGTCGGCCGAGGATCTAACCGAAATCGTCAACGATCTGCTCGATCTCGCCAAGATCGAAGCAGGCCGTACCGAGGTGACGCCTGTGTGGTTCAAGGCCACCGAGCTCTTTGCGGCGTTGCGCCCGATGCTGACGCCGCTGCAGACTGATCCGTCGGTGAAGCTGATTTTCGAGGACGCGTACGGTTTGCCACCCATCTTCACCGACGAAGCCAAGCTCACGCAGATACTGCGTAATTTCGTCTCCAACGCGCTCAAATTTACCGAGCGCGGGGAGATACGCGTCGGCGCGCGAATGGAGCCGGATGGCGACCACGTCACGTTCTTCGTGGCCGACACGGGAATTGGCATCGCCGAGGAGCACCAGCAAGTGATTTTCGAGGAGTTTGGCCAGGTGCAGAACCATCTGCAGCAGCGGGTCAAGGGAACGGGCCTCGGCCTGCCGCTGTGCCGCAAGCTCGCCGCGCTGCTCGGCGGTTATGCGGGCGTCGACAGCAAGCCGGGCGTCGGCTCGACCTTCTTCGCGACGCTGCCGCTCACGATCGAAGCGGTCGCCGGACCGGGCGCGGACGACGCAGCCGGCGGCCCGGCCGTCGCGCACGGAGGCGCCTCATGA
- a CDS encoding response regulator, with translation MTVAAPLILNVDDNDGARYAKTRVLVHAGFEVIEAATGQGALDQVRAHNPALVLLDVKLPDISGIEVCSILKRDPRTRSTLILQTSAAAVQSFDKVRALDVGADSYLTEPIEPAELAANVRALLRLHRAEEALRDADRRKDQFLATLAHELRNPLAPIRNAVELMDPRHHANDDTVRDARMIARRQVEHLSRLVDDLLDVSRITHGKIALQIECVDIAAAVATAVEANQPSIQKKQHTLHVNVPDQSCMIYGDPIRVAQVISNLLSNAAKYTPEGGVIELDASAAEDIMTIRVRDNGIGIPPNELADVFNLFMQSEDSLARSEGGLGIGLSLAKTLTELHGGTIEAFSAGLGMGSEFVVTLPIAASQNVASPCPVKSAAVTSGDAAATNPAPVAANPVGDTQSAPDVKRRVMVVDDSVDGAESMSILLEMLGHDVRVMYDGAAAISTAGEFKPEVVLLDIGLPGIDGYQVARALRAEPATAGALLIALTGYGQESDRQRTRDAGFDHHLVKPASLDDIERVIAADGASGMPRNPGTPVQSDATG, from the coding sequence ATGACGGTTGCCGCTCCGCTGATCCTCAACGTCGACGACAACGACGGCGCGCGTTACGCAAAAACGCGCGTGCTCGTGCATGCCGGTTTCGAGGTGATCGAGGCGGCGACGGGCCAGGGCGCACTCGATCAGGTGCGTGCGCACAACCCGGCGCTCGTGCTGCTCGACGTGAAGCTGCCCGACATCAGCGGCATCGAGGTCTGCTCGATTCTCAAGCGCGATCCGCGCACGCGCTCGACGCTGATCCTGCAGACGTCGGCGGCTGCCGTGCAATCGTTCGACAAGGTCCGTGCGCTCGACGTCGGCGCGGACAGCTATCTGACCGAGCCGATCGAGCCGGCCGAACTCGCCGCCAACGTGCGCGCGCTGTTGCGGCTGCATCGCGCGGAAGAGGCGCTGCGCGACGCCGACCGTCGCAAGGACCAGTTTCTCGCGACGCTCGCGCATGAACTGCGCAATCCGCTCGCGCCGATCCGCAATGCCGTCGAGTTGATGGACCCACGCCATCACGCGAACGACGACACCGTGCGCGACGCGCGCATGATCGCGCGCCGTCAGGTGGAGCATCTGAGCCGGCTCGTCGACGATCTGCTCGACGTGTCGCGCATCACGCACGGCAAGATCGCGCTGCAGATCGAATGCGTTGATATCGCCGCCGCCGTCGCGACGGCTGTCGAAGCGAACCAGCCGTCGATTCAGAAGAAGCAGCACACGTTGCACGTCAACGTGCCCGACCAGTCATGCATGATCTACGGCGACCCGATTCGCGTCGCGCAAGTGATCAGCAATCTTCTGTCGAACGCGGCGAAGTACACGCCCGAAGGCGGCGTGATCGAGCTCGACGCGAGCGCGGCCGAAGACATCATGACGATCCGCGTGCGCGACAACGGCATCGGCATTCCGCCGAACGAACTGGCCGATGTGTTCAATCTTTTCATGCAATCGGAAGATTCGCTTGCGCGCTCGGAGGGTGGTCTTGGCATCGGGCTGTCGCTCGCGAAGACGCTCACCGAACTGCATGGCGGCACTATCGAGGCATTTTCTGCGGGGCTTGGAATGGGCTCGGAATTCGTTGTGACATTGCCGATAGCGGCGTCACAAAACGTAGCGTCACCTTGTCCGGTGAAGTCCGCGGCGGTGACGTCCGGCGACGCCGCCGCGACTAACCCGGCGCCCGTCGCTGCCAATCCCGTCGGTGACACCCAAAGCGCGCCGGACGTGAAGCGCCGCGTGATGGTGGTCGACGACAGCGTCGACGGCGCTGAATCGATGTCGATCCTGCTCGAAATGCTCGGCCACGACGTGCGCGTGATGTACGACGGCGCGGCAGCGATCTCGACAGCAGGCGAATTCAAGCCGGAAGTCGTGCTGCTGGATATCGGCTTGCCGGGCATCGACGGCTATCAGGTCGCGCGCGCGTTGCGCGCCGAGCCGGCCACGGCGGGCGCGTTGCTGATCGCGCTCACGGGCTATGGTCAGGAAAGCGACCGGCAACGCACGCGCGATGCGGGCTTCGATCATCACCTGGTGAAGCCCGCTTCGCTCGATGACATCGAGCGCGTGATCGCGGCGGACGGCGCGAGCGGCATGCCACGCAATCCGGGCACACCTGTGCAGTCGGACGCGACAGGGTGA